A window from Marinobacter salsuginis encodes these proteins:
- the rsxB gene encoding electron transport complex subunit RsxB, with protein sequence MWTSVLVAVVVLLALAVIFGGLLGFAAERFRVEGNPLVDQIDALLPQTQCGQCGYPGCRPYAESIAEGGPINKCPPGGESTIKALADLLDVEPEPLDAEHGVEQVKRVAVIREDECIGCTKCIQACPVDAILGAAKHMHTVIESECTGCDLCVDPCPVDCIDMVTVEQDIRTWTWTPPKSGLIATDRQGASA encoded by the coding sequence ATGTGGACAAGCGTTCTTGTTGCCGTTGTGGTTCTTCTGGCCCTCGCCGTGATTTTCGGCGGTTTGCTTGGATTTGCCGCTGAACGATTCCGGGTCGAAGGCAATCCCCTGGTCGATCAGATTGATGCCCTTCTGCCCCAGACCCAGTGCGGCCAGTGCGGCTATCCCGGATGCCGTCCCTATGCCGAATCCATCGCCGAGGGCGGCCCCATCAATAAGTGCCCGCCAGGCGGCGAGTCCACTATCAAGGCACTGGCCGACCTGCTGGATGTAGAGCCAGAGCCACTGGATGCCGAGCATGGCGTTGAACAGGTCAAACGGGTTGCGGTGATTCGTGAGGACGAATGCATCGGTTGCACCAAGTGCATCCAGGCCTGCCCCGTGGACGCCATTCTTGGAGCCGCAAAGCACATGCACACGGTGATTGAAAGCGAATGCACCGGCTGCGATCTGTGTGTTGATCCCTGCCCGGTGGATTGCATCGACATGGTGACGGTTGAACAGGATATACGCACCTGGACCTGGACACCGCCCAAATCCGGCCTCATTGCTACCGATCGCCAGGGAGCCAGCGCCTGA